The Zea mays cultivar B73 chromosome 7, Zm-B73-REFERENCE-NAM-5.0, whole genome shotgun sequence DNA segment gagaggggaaagGGATGGGAGGGGGCGGCGCTGGCGAGCCGGCTTGCCGAAAGCAAGTGTGGGCCGAGGCTGGGGAGaagatttcctttttctttttctcaggattttctaattatttttcttttatttcaATACAAGGAGATATAATTATACACTTAGATAATTTGCTTAACCACAATAATCTTGGAACAAAAATACTCCTTTGGGGAATAATACTTTTTAGGGTAGACCCCAAaacttaataaaaataattttcaCATAAAAGAAACAATTAAGGTACCAAAGTAaacttcttttgaaatgctttatCAAACAAAAGAGATGCTCAAAAGATGAATGCACCACACACTTTAAATTCAAAATTTGAAAATAATTATCCTCTTCTAAGTTCTCGTGCTCGTGTTTTATTTGGTGTTTAAACGAAAACGTCCGATGCTCCATAATAGCCTGTTTTTCCTGTGTTTCTTAGTGTCTTTTCGTTTTGGTTTCTTGTATCTTGTACCTTGAACTCTTGCATGATCTTTATGTCTTCTTCAATGAATCTTCTAATGACTTTTTTTTGATGTGTCTATCTTCTCGATGGTCACTTTGCCTTGGTCCAAATCCATGTTACATCATTTGAACTATATTCATAGGTAGTAGCAAATAAtgattgtcaaactaattttattAATTATCAAACATCAAAACTTAATTATCAAATGGAACTCGGTCCATTTTCCTTGTATTCTACAAAAACAAGTTCTCTCACGTAGGTTGAGCACAAATAAAAATCCACTCCAGCTACCTGTTTTGATCATTCCTCTCCTCCACTTCCAAGTTCCAAGTCATATCTTGGTCGACTGATCTAAACATGTAAGTAATGGTATAACCAAACAAGATTGTGCAGTCACCCTTCTAGCCAGTGATCGATGAGAGCTCTAATTCCACATGAACTAGTCTACTAGTCGCAGTTAACTTTGCATTTGTATCCGCTATAGTCAAACAAACACCACGGAACTATATGGCGCCGCTTCTTGTACGTGTCATAGACAGAGCCGTCAGGCAGCACCGCAGCTGTAGGCTGCCTGCTGATCCGGCTTGGCTACGGCGCTCTGGTCGTCCGTGACGGCCGGGACCGGGAGGGCGCGCGGCAGGTGGGGCAGGACGCGCGCGTGGCGAGCCAGGCTTGCACGCAGGCGTCGTGGTATGCGTGGCCGCACGCCGGGAGCACGCGAACGCGCTCGCCGCCCTCCGGGTCGAGCTCGGACAGGCAGATGGCGCAGTCGGCCTCCGCCCacacggcgccggcgccggcgccgtccaCGGCTTGGGAGGGGGGCTTAGGATCCTGCGCCTCCCGcgcggcgcggcggcgctcgaGGCATTGGAGGAGGAAGCGCGCGGTGTGGTAGAGGCAGACGGCGGCGCAGGAGGAGTAggcgaggaggaggacgacggcGGAGAGGCGGGAGAGAAATGTATCGCCCCACGGGTCGATGGGAGTCGGAGGCTGCGCGGGTGACGGTGGTGGTGATGAGGAGTTGTTGATCATGGTCGCAGGTGCCGCCGTGCCGGTGGAGGGAGGGCGAGGCGGTGTGGCCGCTGCTCCGGTGCGCAGCGCTAGCGCCTGGCGCCATGCATGTGTCCTTTGGGCTGGCTGGAGCTTTTGTGGCTTGGACTTTTAGAGGCCGTGTGTGTGTGTGACAAGGCCGCCGCAGCGTGAAATCTGTTAGTTGGGCTAAAAATGGGCTGTCTAGATACTGCACCCTTCGGTTTGTTACTTTGTTGGGCTTTTTGTAGGAAACTACTGCATCTCTATTTGGTCTGGAGATGACGCGCCGGATCCTTTTTTCTCGTGAAGAAAAAAAGCAGCAGAGAGATGGTGCAACGCAAACAGAGGAGAGTATCCACTTCCATTTTTCTCAGCTAAAAAAAATAAGAATATACTGTACGTCCTATTGCGTGCAGAAATATTACAACAGCAGCAGATCGACGTGCGATCAGTTTGAAGTTTCAGGCTTTCAGCCACTTGTCGCACGAGATTACAAAAAACGCTTTCGCGCTCGTCTCGGGTACGGTCCTGCAAAGATGGCACAGCAGCACAACGGCACCGCCCATGGCCGTTTCAGCGAAGAGAAAGGCCTGCCCCCGCCCGGACCTGGAGAGGATAAGGAGCCGTCGCCGTCTGGACATCTGGAccttccctctctctatctctctctctctctcccccgtgCCGGCACCGTCTGTGTGAATGGAGCGCCCGAAATCTGCATGGAGTTGATGGCAATGCTGATGGCAACCTGCTGGTTTATCTGTATGCGGAAACCCGCAACAAACCGTGATGCTGCCGGATACGCATACGCAGCAGCAGGGGTGGTCTTGTCTTCCAGAACGAATCCTACAGATAGCGGCAGCGGTTGCTCGCAATGCTAACCACGCACCTTTCTCTTGATCTTGATTGGGTTTTGTGTATGCACAAGCCTCGTGGACTTTATTTACACTATCTAGAATTTCCTATCTAGAATTTCCGAGTGTTTTGTTTGGTCCACGGGACAAAAAAGTCTCAGGGTCCCTATGAATCAACTGAAGCACTCGAGAAGAATAGAATTCTAGATTCATTTTTTGTAGTCAGACTATCTAAACTTTTTTCGTGACCTATTTTATAGAAAAAAATACTACCTCCATTCTTAAATATTTTTAAAAAACTTTGACAGCTCGTCTTATTCAACAAAAATGTGAAATATTGTTTATTTTGCTATAATTTGTTTTATCACTTGAGGTAATTTAAGCGTGACTTGAAATTTTATATTTTCGAATAAGACAAGTGGtcaaagtttttttttaaaaatcaACGGCGTCATATATTtaaaaacggagggagtaccaTCGTTTATGTTGAGGAAGCTgttgagcactgtttgtggcactggGCATGCCCGAGTGGACCGGCCTGCCTTAGGCCCGGACAGTCTACGATTAGATCAGAACATGTGAATTAAGCTTCTATCTCCGCGCATGTTTATCCCTCTAAACTCGTGAGAGTTGTTGGAGGACGCCTAGAAGCGGGTCCACACCTCCCCTTATATATTTGATGGGGTATGACTGATTGAATCAATCAGCAATCAAACCAAATCAATATATCATATGTTCCTTTACTTTTTGCCTTAGGAGTAGACAATAACTTAGTCTTCTTCATctaaatcttcacctctctttaaCTCTACATCGtctagaggcgtcttgggtggtCTGCCGATTCCAAGACAAATCCTAagatctctcctccctgacggggtcAGATCTAGGTGCTGTTGACGAACGTTGCCgactctgcgcacacgcggatcgTCCGGTCACTAGGCGCAGGCCTACCAGCTTGGCGCAGAGAAGACTCAGCTTGCTATAGGTCACAGACCGTCCAACACTATGCCACAGACCGTCCTCGATGCCGTAGAGAGCACCACTACCGGTGCACCTCGCAGTGATTGGCGTCCAGATCGGCGTCAACACATGTTTAGATCTTACAACAAGCGACTGATCTGATTTCGCTCCTACCCGCTGTAACTACCCCTTAGGTAAATGAGACAAACGAATTCCAAGCTCTTAGATCTTACATAGATGAACAACGACAACACATGCAACAAATAATAGAGGGTATGCAAGATGATTACAAAAGGCTAGCGCGTGCATTTGAAAAATCTGTTGTTGCTAATTTTCCCACACACGAGGATGGAACCAAGGAAAATATGCATAATTCATCGGCTACGAATTGGCACGACCAATCTTAGACGCTTATGAGATGCTAATGAACTCATATCCCGAACAACCACAACCTTCTGCCTACAGCCGAACCGTCTAGGCCTGCAACAGTCGGACCCGTTTTTCGAACTGAATCGCCGAAATACGTGCCAGGCACCATATTCCATGCAAACCCTAACAGATACACACGGACCGTCCACCTACATGGCCGTACCGTTCGCGtacatggccggacagtccacgcATTACACCTATCGTATGGCACAGAGTATATAGAACACAATGCTAATTTTTATCACCCATTTGTATGCCCATCTTAGCCAAAACTTCCCTTTACCCCTACGGCTTCTCAACACCACAGCACCGCCCCCCAGATGCGTGGGGCGAGCACTTTTCGGCCCACCTAGGAGGTTGGAAAAAGATGACTAGCTATATGAGCTGCCGAGGGCAAGCATTAACACCCCCACAAAACCCGAACCCCTGGGCAAGGAGGCAAGATAATACCCAAACACCCACACCATTGATAGACCAGGGCCGGTGGACTATCACCGGCCACCATTGACATAGTGAGGGAAGAGATAGATGGGGCATTCTGAGTTAAGCTCGAAGTTATTATGACTCCTACGGGGcagtcatatcggaaaccttatgacagtcgATTTGATTATCACCATACCCCAGGGAAAAAGGAtaaccgaattcgcaaaattttcggatgACCAAGGAAATAGCACACACGAGCACATATGCCAGTTCCTAGCAcatttaggagaattggccgacacagaggtgtTTCAC contains these protein-coding regions:
- the LOC100285140 gene encoding RING-H2 finger protein ATL1I, whose protein sequence is MINNSSSPPPSPAQPPTPIDPWGDTFLSRLSAVVLLLAYSSCAAVCLYHTARFLLQCLERRRAAREAQDPKPPSQAVDGAGAGAVWAEADCAICLSELDPEGGERVRVLPACGHAYHDACVQAWLATRASCPTCRAPSRSRPSRTTRAP